The proteins below come from a single Candidatus Hydrogenedentota bacterium genomic window:
- a CDS encoding PKD domain-containing protein: QAGFFANAGPGFVQFSNATTGTGLSTSWVWDFGDGSTSNDPQPFHAYPQPGTYTVCLTAISILQQPGGGVITCVDSTCAPVLVPGTSNPCDSLVADFQFSALGTYVAFLPQVIDNTWSYQWDFGDGTVDWGPNVNHAYPGPSVFQACLTVWTWDPLAQDTCFATSCQTIDLTAGDPCAQLQAGFFANAGPGF; encoded by the coding sequence GCAGGCCGGTTTCTTCGCCAATGCAGGGCCGGGCTTCGTGCAGTTCTCCAACGCCACCACCGGTACCGGTCTCTCCACCTCCTGGGTCTGGGACTTCGGCGATGGCAGCACCTCCAACGACCCGCAGCCCTTCCACGCCTACCCCCAGCCCGGAACCTACACCGTCTGCCTCACCGCCATCAGCATCCTCCAACAACCCGGCGGCGGCGTCATCACCTGCGTGGACAGCACCTGCGCGCCCGTCCTCGTGCCCGGGACCAGCAACCCCTGTGACAGCCTCGTCGCCGATTTCCAGTTCAGCGCCCTGGGCACCTATGTGGCCTTTCTGCCGCAGGTGATCGACAACACCTGGAGCTATCAATGGGACTTCGGCGATGGAACGGTCGACTGGGGCCCCAACGTGAACCACGCCTATCCCGGCCCCTCGGTCTTCCAGGCCTGCCTGACCGTGTGGACCTGGGACCCCCTGGCCCAGGACACCTGCTTCGCCACCTCCTGCCAGACCATCGACCTCACCGCCGGTGATCCCTGCGCGCAACTGCAGGCCGGCTTCTTCGCCAATGCAGGGCCGGGCTTCG